One window from the genome of Enterobacter asburiae encodes:
- the trhP gene encoding prephenate-dependent tRNA uridine(34) hydroxylase TrhP encodes MLKPELLSPAGTLQNMRYAFAYGADAVYAGQPRYSLRVRNNEFNHENLQLGINEAHALGKKFYVVVNIAPHNAKLKTFIRDLKPVVDMGPDALIMSDPGLIMLVRENFPEMDIHLSVQANAVNWATVKFWKQMGLTRVILSRELSLEEIEEIRTQVPDMEIEIFVHGALCMAYSGRCLLSGYINKRDPNQGTCTNACRWEYNVQEGKEDDVGNIVHKHEPIPVTNVEPTLGIGAPTDSVFMIEEAKRPGEYMTAFEDEHGTYIMNSKDLRAIAHVERLTQMGVHSLKIEGRTKSYYYCARTAQVYRKAIDDAAAGKPFDTSLLETLEGLAHRGYTEGFLRRHTHDDYQNYEHGYSVSERQQFVGDFTGERKGALAAVAVKNKFTKGDSLELMTPQGNMNFTLEHLENGKGEAIDVAPGDGHTVWLPVPEEVELKFALLMRNFNGESTRNPHGK; translated from the coding sequence ATGCTTAAACCGGAACTCCTTTCCCCGGCGGGAACGCTGCAAAATATGCGTTACGCTTTCGCCTATGGTGCCGACGCCGTTTACGCGGGCCAGCCGCGCTACTCGCTGCGCGTGCGTAACAACGAATTCAACCACGAGAACCTGCAGCTCGGCATCAACGAAGCGCATGCCCTGGGCAAGAAATTCTACGTGGTGGTCAACATCGCGCCGCACAACGCCAAGCTGAAAACGTTTATCCGTGACCTGAAGCCCGTTGTGGATATGGGGCCGGACGCGCTGATCATGTCGGACCCGGGTTTAATCATGCTGGTTCGGGAGAACTTCCCGGAGATGGATATTCACCTCTCCGTACAGGCTAACGCCGTCAACTGGGCGACGGTGAAGTTCTGGAAACAGATGGGGCTGACCCGCGTTATTCTTTCTCGCGAGCTGTCTCTTGAAGAGATCGAAGAGATCCGCACCCAGGTGCCGGATATGGAAATCGAAATCTTCGTTCACGGCGCGCTGTGCATGGCCTACTCCGGCCGCTGCCTGCTGTCTGGCTATATCAACAAACGCGACCCGAACCAGGGCACCTGCACCAACGCCTGCCGCTGGGAATATAACGTCCAGGAAGGCAAAGAGGATGACGTCGGCAACATCGTCCACAAGCACGAGCCTATCCCGGTGACTAACGTCGAGCCTACGCTGGGCATCGGCGCGCCAACCGACAGCGTGTTTATGATTGAAGAAGCCAAACGTCCGGGCGAGTACATGACCGCCTTTGAGGACGAGCACGGCACCTACATCATGAACTCGAAAGATCTGCGCGCCATCGCCCACGTCGAGCGTCTGACCCAGATGGGCGTGCACTCCCTGAAGATCGAAGGCCGCACCAAATCCTATTACTACTGCGCGCGCACCGCGCAGGTATACCGCAAAGCCATCGACGATGCGGCGGCCGGTAAACCGTTCGATACCAGCCTGCTGGAAACCCTGGAAGGCCTGGCGCACCGCGGCTATACCGAAGGCTTCCTGCGCCGTCATACCCATGACGACTACCAGAACTACGAGCACGGCTACTCCGTTTCCGAGCGCCAGCAGTTTGTCGGCGACTTTACCGGCGAGCGCAAAGGCGCGCTGGCGGCCGTCGCGGTGAAAAACAAATTCACCAAAGGCGACAGCCTGGAGCTGATGACCCCGCAGGGCAACATGAACTTTACGCTGGAGCATCTGGAAAACGGCAAAGGCGAAGCGATTGACGTGGCGCCGGGCGACGGTCATACCGTCTGGCTGCCGGTTCCTGAAGAGGTGGAGCTGAAGTTTGCCCTGCTGATGCGTAACTTCAACGGTGAAAGCACCCGAAACCCACACGGCAAATAG
- the baeS gene encoding two-component system sensor histidine kinase BaeS, translating into MKFWRPGITGKLFVAIFATCIVLLITMHWAVRISFERGFIDYIKHGNEQRLQGLSDALSEQYAQHGNWRFLRNNDRFIFQILRSLEHDTGDDRPGPGMPPHGWRTQFWVIDQDMRTLVGPRAPIPPDGTRRAIKVNNATVGWVIASPVERLTRNTDINFDRQQRRTSWLIVALSTLLAALATFPLARGLLAPVKRLVEGTHKLAAGDFTTRVDTRSQDELGKLAQDFNQLASTLEKNQQMRRDFMADISHELRTPLAVLRGELEAIQDGVRQFTPESVASLQAEVGTLTKLVDDLHQLSMSDEGALAYQKAPVDVINILEVISGAFRERFASRDLKIDLSLPDSAVVFGDKDRLMQLFNNLLENSLRYTDSGGGLHISGRQENGRFALTFADSAPGVQDAQLEKLFERFYRTEGSRNRASGGSGLGLAICVNIVEAHNGTIRAAHSPFGGVSITVELPLERDLSREV; encoded by the coding sequence ATGAAATTCTGGCGTCCGGGTATTACCGGCAAGCTCTTCGTGGCGATATTTGCCACCTGTATCGTCCTGCTGATCACCATGCACTGGGCGGTGCGGATCAGCTTTGAGCGCGGTTTTATTGATTACATCAAGCATGGCAACGAGCAGCGTTTGCAGGGCTTAAGCGATGCGTTGAGTGAACAGTACGCCCAGCACGGCAACTGGCGTTTTCTGCGCAATAACGACCGCTTTATTTTCCAGATCCTGCGCTCGCTGGAGCACGATACCGGTGACGATCGCCCGGGGCCAGGCATGCCGCCGCACGGCTGGCGCACCCAGTTCTGGGTGATTGACCAGGACATGCGTACGCTGGTGGGTCCGCGCGCGCCGATACCGCCGGACGGCACCCGTCGTGCAATCAAAGTCAATAATGCGACAGTCGGCTGGGTTATCGCCTCTCCGGTGGAGCGCCTGACGCGCAACACCGACATCAACTTTGACCGCCAGCAGCGTCGGACAAGCTGGCTGATTGTCGCCCTCTCCACCCTGCTCGCCGCGCTCGCCACCTTCCCGCTGGCGCGCGGCCTGCTCGCCCCGGTGAAACGGCTGGTGGAAGGCACGCACAAGCTGGCCGCCGGGGATTTCACCACCCGCGTCGATACCCGCAGCCAGGACGAACTGGGCAAGCTGGCGCAGGACTTTAACCAGCTCGCCAGTACGCTGGAGAAGAACCAGCAGATGCGCCGCGACTTTATGGCCGATATCTCCCACGAGCTGCGCACGCCGCTTGCGGTGCTGCGCGGCGAGCTGGAGGCCATTCAGGACGGCGTTCGCCAGTTTACGCCCGAATCGGTGGCCTCTCTGCAGGCGGAGGTGGGTACGCTCACCAAGCTGGTGGACGACCTCCACCAGCTCTCCATGTCCGACGAAGGCGCGCTGGCCTACCAGAAAGCGCCGGTGGACGTGATTAACATTCTGGAAGTGATCAGCGGCGCGTTCCGCGAGCGCTTTGCCAGCCGCGACCTGAAAATCGACCTCTCCCTGCCGGACAGCGCGGTGGTGTTTGGCGACAAAGACCGGCTGATGCAGCTGTTCAACAACCTGCTGGAAAACAGCCTGCGCTACACCGACAGCGGCGGCGGGCTGCACATCTCCGGCAGACAGGAAAACGGGCGCTTTGCCCTCACCTTCGCGGATTCCGCCCCCGGCGTGCAGGACGCGCAGCTGGAAAAACTGTTTGAACGTTTCTACCGTACCGAAGGCTCCCGCAACCGCGCCAGCGGCGGTTCCGGCCTGGGGCTGGCGATTTGCGTTAACATCGTCGAGGCGCATAATGGCACGATCCGCGCCGCCCATTCGCCTTTTGGCGGGGTTAGCATTACAGTAGAGTTACCTCTGGAACGGGATTTATCGAGAGAAGTATGA
- a CDS encoding ADP-ribosylglycohydrolase family protein — protein MKQERVLGALYGQALGDAMGMPSELWPRKRVKAHFGWIDRFLPGPAENNAACYFKQAEFTDDTSMALCLADAIIECEGDINADVIGKHILHWALDFDAFNKNVLGPTSKIALNAIRDGKPVSELENNGVTNGAAMRASPLGCLLPATRLEHFVEQVALASSPTHKSDLAIAGAVVVAWAISRAVDGESWQNIVDALPGIARYAQEAKTTTFSASLAARIELALKTVREANGVESASEQVYQLVGAGTSTIESVPAAIAMVELAGTDPNRCAILCANLGGDTDTIGAMATAICGALHGVQAIDPTLKAELDAVNRLDFGHYCEKLLHYREQREGV, from the coding sequence ATGAAACAAGAACGTGTTCTCGGTGCTCTTTACGGGCAGGCGTTAGGGGATGCGATGGGCATGCCGTCGGAGCTGTGGCCGAGAAAGCGCGTCAAAGCGCACTTCGGCTGGATCGACCGCTTTTTACCCGGCCCGGCAGAGAATAATGCGGCCTGCTATTTCAAACAGGCAGAGTTCACCGACGATACCTCAATGGCGCTGTGCCTGGCGGATGCGATTATTGAGTGTGAGGGAGACATCAACGCGGACGTTATCGGCAAGCATATTCTGCACTGGGCGCTCGATTTCGATGCGTTTAATAAGAACGTGCTCGGCCCGACCTCAAAAATCGCGCTTAACGCGATTCGCGACGGGAAGCCGGTCAGCGAACTGGAAAACAACGGCGTGACCAACGGGGCGGCGATGCGCGCCTCCCCGCTGGGCTGCCTGCTTCCGGCCACGCGTCTGGAACACTTTGTTGAGCAGGTGGCGCTGGCCTCCAGCCCGACCCATAAATCCGATCTCGCCATTGCCGGCGCGGTGGTGGTTGCCTGGGCGATTTCGCGCGCCGTCGACGGCGAAAGCTGGCAGAACATCGTTGATGCGCTGCCGGGTATCGCCCGCTATGCGCAGGAGGCGAAAACCACCACCTTCAGCGCGTCGCTCGCAGCACGTATTGAGCTGGCGCTTAAGACCGTGCGGGAAGCCAACGGGGTTGAATCCGCCAGCGAGCAGGTGTACCAGCTCGTGGGGGCCGGAACCAGCACCATTGAGTCCGTTCCGGCGGCCATTGCGATGGTCGAACTGGCGGGAACCGACCCAAACCGCTGCGCCATTTTATGCGCCAATCTGGGCGGCGATACCGACACCATTGGCGCAATGGCGACGGCCATCTGCGGCGCGCTCCACGGCGTGCAGGCGATTGACCCGACGCTCAAAGCCGAACTCGACGCCGTCAACCGGCTCGATTTCGGCCACTATTGCGAGAAACTGCTGCACTACCGGGAGCAAAGGGAGGGCGTATGA
- the fbaB gene encoding class I fructose-bisphosphate aldolase, translating to MTDIAQLLGKDADSLLQHRCMTIPADQLYLPGHDYVDRVMIDNNRPPAVLRNMQTLYNTGRLGHTGYLSILPVDQGVEHSAGASFAANPLYFDPKNIVELAIEAGCNCVASTYGVLASVSRRYAHRIPFLVKLNHNETLSYPTEYDQTLYASVEQAFNMGAVAVGATIYFGSEQSRRQIEEISAAFERAHELGMVTVLWAYLRNNAFKKDGVDYHVSADLTGQANHLAATIGADIVKQKMAENNGGYKAVNFGYTDDRVYSKLTSDNPIDLVRYQLANCYMGRAGLINSGGAAGGDTDLSDAVRTAVINKRAGGMGLILGRKAFKKSMADGVKLINAVQDVYLDSKVTIA from the coding sequence ATGACTGATATTGCGCAGTTGCTTGGCAAAGACGCCGACAGCCTTTTACAGCATCGTTGTATGACCATTCCAGCCGACCAGCTGTATCTGCCTGGCCATGACTACGTTGACCGCGTGATGATCGATAACAATCGTCCGCCTGCGGTCCTGCGAAATATGCAGACGCTCTACAACACCGGGCGGCTCGGCCATACCGGGTACCTCTCTATTCTGCCGGTGGACCAGGGCGTTGAGCACTCGGCGGGTGCCTCTTTCGCGGCGAATCCGCTCTACTTCGATCCGAAGAACATTGTTGAGCTGGCGATTGAGGCGGGCTGTAACTGTGTCGCCTCCACCTACGGCGTGCTGGCCTCCGTCTCGCGTCGCTATGCTCACCGCATTCCGTTCCTTGTGAAGCTGAACCACAATGAAACCCTCAGCTACCCTACCGAATATGACCAGACCCTCTACGCCAGCGTCGAGCAGGCGTTCAACATGGGGGCGGTGGCGGTAGGGGCGACCATTTATTTCGGTTCTGAGCAGTCCCGTCGTCAGATTGAAGAGATCTCCGCGGCCTTTGAGCGCGCGCACGAACTGGGCATGGTCACCGTACTGTGGGCGTATCTGCGCAACAACGCGTTCAAGAAAGACGGCGTGGATTACCACGTGTCGGCCGACCTGACCGGGCAGGCGAACCACCTGGCGGCGACCATCGGCGCAGATATTGTGAAGCAGAAAATGGCCGAGAATAACGGCGGCTATAAAGCGGTGAACTTTGGTTACACCGACGATCGCGTTTACAGCAAGCTGACCAGCGATAACCCGATCGACCTGGTGCGCTACCAGCTGGCGAACTGCTACATGGGCCGTGCGGGGCTGATTAACTCCGGCGGCGCGGCGGGCGGTGATACCGACCTGTCAGACGCGGTGCGTACGGCGGTTATCAACAAACGCGCGGGCGGCATGGGGCTGATCCTTGGCCGTAAGGCGTTTAAGAAATCGATGGCCGACGGCGTGAAGCTGATCAATGCGGTGCAGGACGTCTATCTGGATAGCAAAGTAACGATTGCCTAA
- the yegS gene encoding lipid kinase YegS, which yields MATYPDSLLILNGKSAGNDLLRQVIQGLRDDGARIHVRVTWEKGDAARYINEALGLGVNTIISGGGDGTINEIASALIDLPPADRPVMGILPLGTANDFATSAGIPEELEKALQLAILGKATAVDIAQVNDKTCFINMATGGFGTRITSETPEKLKAALGGVSYLIHGLMRMDTLKPDRCEIRGEDFQWQGDALVIGIGNGRQAGGGQQLCPEALINDGQLQLRIFTGDGLLPALFTTLTQPEESPNIIAGKSAWFEVNAPHGMTFNLDGEPLSGTQFRIEVLPGALQCRLPPDCVLLR from the coding sequence ATGGCAACCTATCCAGACAGTTTATTGATTCTCAATGGCAAAAGTGCGGGCAACGATCTGCTGCGTCAGGTCATTCAGGGTTTGCGTGACGACGGCGCGCGCATCCACGTCAGGGTGACGTGGGAAAAAGGCGACGCGGCACGCTATATCAATGAAGCCCTCGGGCTTGGCGTCAACACCATCATTTCCGGCGGCGGCGACGGCACCATCAATGAGATTGCGTCAGCGCTTATCGACCTGCCCCCGGCGGACCGGCCGGTGATGGGCATTTTACCGCTCGGCACCGCCAATGATTTTGCCACCAGCGCCGGGATCCCGGAGGAGTTAGAGAAGGCGCTTCAGCTGGCGATCCTCGGCAAGGCCACCGCTGTGGATATTGCGCAGGTGAATGATAAAACCTGTTTTATCAATATGGCGACGGGCGGGTTTGGCACGCGTATCACCAGCGAAACGCCGGAAAAGCTGAAGGCGGCGCTGGGCGGCGTATCGTACCTGATCCACGGCCTGATGCGCATGGACACCCTCAAGCCTGACCGCTGCGAAATTCGCGGCGAGGATTTTCAGTGGCAGGGTGACGCGCTGGTAATTGGGATTGGCAACGGCCGCCAGGCTGGCGGCGGGCAGCAGCTCTGCCCGGAGGCGCTGATCAATGACGGTCAGCTACAGCTGCGTATTTTCACGGGCGACGGCCTGCTGCCCGCGCTGTTTACCACGCTGACGCAGCCGGAAGAGAGTCCAAATATCATTGCCGGGAAATCGGCGTGGTTTGAAGTGAATGCTCCGCACGGGATGACCTTTAACCTCGACGGAGAGCCGCTGAGCGGAACGCAGTTCCGCATTGAGGTGTTGCCCGGCGCGCTGCAGTGTCGGCTGCCGCCGGACTGTGTGCTTTTGCGCTGA
- a CDS encoding nucleoside permease: MKTKVQLSFMMFVEWFIWGAWFVPLWLWLSKSGFTAGEIGWSYACTAIAAILSPILVGSLTDRFFAAQKVLAVLMFAGAILMYFAAQQTQFSTFFPLLLVYSLTYMPTIALTNSIAFANVDDVEADFPRIRVMGTIGWIASGLACGFLPQMMGYSDISDTNIPLLMTAASSALLGVFALFLPNTPPKSTGKLDIKVMLGLDALILLRDKNFLVFFFCSFLFAMPLAFYYIFANGYLTEVGMKNATGWMTLGQFSEIFFMLALPFFTKRFGIKKVLLLGLITAAIRYGFFVYGGAEQYFTYALLFLGILLHGVSYDFYYVTAYIYVDKKAPVHMRTAAQGLITLCCQGFGSLLGYRLGGVMMEKMFAYKEPVNGLTFNWAGMWAFGAIMIAVIAVLFMLFFRESDKEITAIEVVDGDAALTQGEVK, encoded by the coding sequence ATGAAAACGAAAGTCCAACTGTCATTCATGATGTTTGTTGAATGGTTTATCTGGGGCGCGTGGTTTGTGCCACTGTGGCTGTGGCTGAGCAAAAGCGGTTTTACCGCCGGGGAAATCGGCTGGTCTTACGCCTGTACCGCCATTGCCGCTATCCTCTCACCGATTCTGGTCGGCTCGCTGACGGACCGCTTCTTCGCCGCCCAGAAAGTGCTGGCGGTGCTGATGTTCGCCGGTGCGATTCTGATGTACTTCGCCGCACAGCAAACCCAGTTCAGCACCTTCTTCCCGCTGCTGCTGGTTTACTCCCTGACCTATATGCCGACCATCGCGCTGACCAACAGCATTGCCTTCGCCAACGTGGACGACGTCGAGGCCGATTTCCCGCGCATCCGCGTGATGGGCACCATCGGCTGGATCGCCTCGGGCCTGGCGTGCGGATTCCTGCCGCAGATGATGGGCTACAGCGACATTTCTGATACCAATATTCCGCTGCTGATGACGGCCGCCAGTTCCGCCCTGCTCGGCGTGTTTGCTCTGTTCCTGCCGAACACGCCGCCGAAGAGCACCGGCAAGCTGGATATCAAAGTGATGCTGGGGCTGGACGCGCTGATCCTGCTGCGCGACAAAAACTTCCTGGTATTCTTCTTCTGCTCGTTCCTGTTCGCCATGCCGCTGGCCTTCTACTACATCTTCGCCAACGGCTATCTCACCGAAGTGGGGATGAAAAACGCCACCGGCTGGATGACGCTCGGCCAGTTCTCCGAAATCTTCTTTATGCTGGCGTTGCCGTTCTTTACCAAACGCTTTGGTATTAAGAAGGTCTTACTGCTGGGTCTGATCACTGCCGCCATCCGCTACGGGTTCTTCGTTTACGGCGGAGCGGAACAGTACTTCACCTACGCCCTGCTGTTCCTCGGCATTCTGCTGCACGGCGTGAGCTACGACTTCTACTACGTCACCGCGTACATCTACGTGGATAAAAAAGCGCCGGTGCACATGCGCACCGCCGCGCAGGGCCTGATTACGCTGTGCTGCCAAGGCTTTGGGAGCCTGCTGGGCTACCGCCTGGGCGGCGTGATGATGGAAAAAATGTTCGCATACAAAGAGCCGGTGAATGGGCTGACCTTCAACTGGGCCGGAATGTGGGCGTTTGGTGCAATCATGATTGCCGTGATTGCCGTGCTGTTTATGCTGTTTTTCCGCGAATCGGATAAAGAGATCACCGCAATTGAGGTGGTTGATGGCGATGCCGCGCTGACACAAGGGGAAGTTAAATGA
- a CDS encoding PfkB family carbohydrate kinase has protein sequence MNSFAQRLDTLHAARPVTVLGAAVIDVIADAYALPWRGCDIELKQQGVNIGGCALNIAIALKRLGITAQNALPVGHGVWADIIRNAMAKQDLHSAIEAETGDNGWCLALVEPDGERTFMSFSGVENQWQQRWLDVLNIPSNSLVYLSGYQLASPCGELLTRWLEELQDVTAFIDFGPRIADIPDALMARIMACRPIVSLNRQEAEIAAERLGVAAENLGAEWQHRFGAALIVRHDKDGAAWYDGDVSGVVPAFPATVVDTIGAGDSHAGGTLAGLAAGWSLADAVLLGNAVASWVVSHRGGDCAPTRDELFLAHKDV, from the coding sequence ATGAATTCATTTGCCCAACGTCTCGACACCCTGCACGCCGCGCGCCCGGTAACGGTGCTGGGCGCAGCGGTGATTGACGTCATCGCCGACGCCTACGCCCTGCCCTGGCGCGGGTGCGATATCGAGCTTAAACAGCAGGGCGTGAATATTGGCGGCTGCGCGCTGAACATTGCCATCGCTCTGAAACGGCTCGGCATTACGGCGCAAAACGCCCTGCCCGTCGGCCACGGCGTGTGGGCGGATATCATCCGCAACGCCATGGCGAAGCAGGATCTGCACAGCGCCATCGAGGCCGAAACCGGCGACAACGGCTGGTGCCTGGCGCTGGTGGAGCCAGACGGCGAGCGCACCTTTATGTCCTTTAGCGGCGTGGAGAACCAGTGGCAGCAGCGCTGGCTTGATGTGCTTAACATCCCGTCGAACAGCCTGGTCTATTTATCCGGCTATCAGCTGGCCTCGCCGTGCGGCGAGCTGCTGACGCGCTGGCTGGAGGAGTTGCAGGACGTGACGGCCTTTATCGATTTCGGTCCCCGCATCGCGGATATTCCCGACGCGCTGATGGCGCGGATTATGGCCTGCAGGCCGATCGTGTCGCTTAATCGTCAGGAAGCGGAGATCGCAGCCGAACGGCTGGGTGTAGCGGCTGAAAATCTGGGTGCGGAGTGGCAGCATCGCTTCGGCGCCGCGCTGATTGTGCGGCATGATAAAGACGGTGCCGCATGGTATGACGGTGACGTCTCGGGCGTTGTTCCGGCATTTCCGGCGACGGTGGTGGACACCATTGGCGCTGGCGACAGCCACGCGGGCGGCACGCTTGCCGGGCTGGCGGCGGGATGGTCGCTGGCAGACGCCGTTCTGCTGGGGAATGCCGTGGCGTCCTGGGTGGTCAGCCACCGCGGCGGGGACTGCGCACCCACTCGCGACGAATTATTCCTCGCACACAAAGACGTATAG
- a CDS encoding YegP family protein encodes MSGWFELSKSSDGQFRFVLKAGNGEIVLTSELYTSKSAAENGIASVRTNSPLDERYEKKTASNGKFHFNLKAGNHQVIGSSQLYATEQSRDKGIASVKTNGSTQTVKDNT; translated from the coding sequence ATGTCTGGTTGGTTCGAATTAAGTAAAAGCAGTGATGGTCAGTTCAGGTTTGTGCTGAAGGCTGGAAACGGGGAGATCGTTCTGACCAGCGAGCTTTACACCAGCAAAAGTGCCGCCGAAAACGGCATTGCTTCCGTACGCACGAACAGCCCCCTGGACGAGCGCTATGAGAAGAAAACGGCCTCTAACGGTAAGTTCCATTTCAATCTCAAGGCGGGCAATCATCAGGTCATTGGCAGCAGCCAGCTTTATGCGACGGAACAGTCGCGTGATAAGGGTATCGCTTCGGTCAAAACTAATGGGTCTACCCAGACGGTAAAAGACAACACCTGA
- a CDS encoding MFS transporter, with product MTDLPANVRWQLWIVAFGFFMQSLDTTIVNTALPSMAKSLGESPLHMHMVIVSYVLTVAVMLPASGWLADKVGVRNIFFTAIVLFTTGSLFCAQANTLDQLVMARVLQGVGGAMMVPVGRLTVMKIVPREQYMAAMTFVTLPGQVGPLLGPALGGILVEYASWHWIFLINLPVGIIGAIATLTLMPNYKMQTRRFDFFGFILLAAGMATLTLALDGQKGLGISPLTLGLLIALGVTAILWYLWHARGNDKALFSLNLFKNPTYRLGLFGSFAGRVGSGMLPFMTPVFLQIGMGFSPFHAGLMMIPMVLGSMGMKRIVVQVVNRFGYRHVLVTATLGLALVSLVFMAVALMGWFYVLPLVLFCQGIVNSMRFSSMNTLTLKDLPDDLASSGNSLLSMIMQLSMSVGVTIAGLLLGMYGQHHLSVDTPVAHQVFLYTYLSMAVIIALPAFIFARVPDDTSKNVVIRRGKRSGS from the coding sequence ATGACCGATCTCCCCGCTAACGTTCGCTGGCAGCTATGGATAGTCGCTTTCGGCTTCTTTATGCAGTCGCTGGATACGACCATCGTCAACACCGCCCTCCCCTCCATGGCGAAAAGCCTCGGGGAGAGCCCGCTGCATATGCATATGGTGATTGTCTCCTATGTGCTGACGGTGGCCGTCATGCTGCCCGCCAGCGGCTGGCTGGCGGACAAAGTGGGCGTGCGGAATATCTTTTTTACCGCCATCGTGCTGTTTACCACCGGCTCGCTGTTTTGCGCCCAGGCCAACACCCTCGACCAGCTGGTGATGGCGCGCGTGCTGCAGGGCGTTGGCGGAGCGATGATGGTCCCCGTCGGGCGACTAACGGTGATGAAGATTGTGCCGCGCGAGCAGTACATGGCGGCGATGACCTTTGTGACCCTGCCCGGTCAGGTGGGGCCGCTGCTGGGCCCGGCGCTCGGCGGTATTCTGGTGGAGTACGCCTCCTGGCACTGGATCTTCTTAATCAATCTTCCTGTTGGCATCATCGGCGCCATCGCCACCCTGACGCTGATGCCGAACTACAAAATGCAGACGCGGCGCTTTGATTTCTTTGGTTTTATTCTGCTGGCGGCGGGCATGGCCACGCTGACCCTGGCGCTCGACGGGCAAAAAGGTCTGGGGATTTCGCCCCTGACGCTCGGGCTCCTGATCGCGCTCGGCGTTACCGCCATACTGTGGTACCTGTGGCATGCCAGAGGTAACGATAAGGCGCTGTTCAGCCTGAACCTGTTTAAAAACCCTACCTATCGCCTTGGCCTGTTCGGCAGCTTCGCCGGGCGCGTCGGCAGCGGCATGCTGCCGTTTATGACGCCCGTTTTCCTGCAAATCGGGATGGGATTTTCGCCGTTCCACGCGGGCCTGATGATGATCCCGATGGTGCTCGGCAGCATGGGAATGAAGCGCATCGTGGTGCAGGTCGTGAACCGCTTTGGCTACCGTCACGTGCTGGTCACCGCCACGCTGGGGCTGGCGCTGGTGAGTCTGGTGTTTATGGCCGTGGCGCTGATGGGCTGGTTCTACGTTCTGCCGCTGGTGCTGTTCTGCCAGGGGATCGTCAACTCCATGCGCTTCTCGTCGATGAATACCCTGACGCTGAAGGATCTGCCGGACGATCTGGCGAGCAGCGGCAACAGCCTGCTGTCGATGATTATGCAGCTCTCCATGAGCGTCGGGGTGACCATCGCGGGTTTACTGCTCGGCATGTACGGCCAGCACCACCTCAGCGTCGACACGCCGGTGGCGCATCAGGTCTTTTTATATACCTATCTCAGCATGGCGGTCATCATCGCCCTGCCCGCTTTCATCTTCGCCAGAGTGCCGGATGATACCAGCAAGAACGTCGTCATCAGGCGCGGCAAAAGGAGTGGTTCATGA
- the baeR gene encoding two-component system response regulator BaeR, with amino-acid sequence MTELPIDENTPRILIVEDEPKLGQLLIDYLRAASYAPSLIGHGDQVLPYVRQTPPALILLDLMLPGVDGLTLCREIRRFSDVPIVMVTAKIEEIDRLLGLEIGADDYICKPYSPREVVARVKTILRRCRPQRELQVLDAESPLIVDESRFQASWRSKLLDLTPAEFRLLKTLSHEPGKVFSREQLLNHLYDDYRVVTDRTIDSHIKNLRRKLEALDAEQSFIRAVYGVGYRWEADACRIA; translated from the coding sequence ATGACCGAGTTACCGATTGACGAAAACACGCCGCGCATTTTGATTGTGGAAGACGAGCCCAAGCTTGGGCAGCTGCTGATCGACTATTTACGCGCGGCCAGCTACGCCCCGTCGCTGATCGGCCACGGCGACCAGGTGCTACCATACGTGCGTCAGACCCCGCCGGCTCTGATCCTGCTGGATTTAATGCTGCCGGGCGTTGACGGACTGACACTGTGCAGGGAAATTCGTCGCTTCTCCGACGTGCCGATCGTCATGGTCACCGCCAAAATTGAAGAGATTGACCGCCTGCTGGGGCTTGAAATTGGCGCGGACGATTACATCTGCAAACCCTACAGCCCGCGTGAAGTTGTCGCCCGCGTGAAAACCATTCTGCGCCGCTGCAGGCCGCAGCGCGAGCTTCAGGTGCTGGACGCCGAAAGCCCGCTGATTGTCGACGAAAGCCGCTTCCAGGCGAGCTGGCGCAGCAAGCTGCTGGACCTGACGCCTGCGGAGTTCCGTCTGCTGAAAACCCTCTCCCACGAGCCGGGGAAAGTCTTCTCCCGCGAGCAGCTGCTGAACCACCTGTATGACGATTACCGCGTCGTAACCGACCGCACCATCGACAGCCATATCAAAAACCTGCGGCGCAAGCTGGAAGCGCTGGACGCCGAACAGTCGTTTATTCGCGCGGTGTATGGCGTGGGGTATCGCTGGGAAGCGGATGCGTGCAGGATTGCGTGA